The window CTCTTTTAAAGATGTATTGTTTTATGAACTTTTTTGGTGAGGGAGTGATGGAGATTATTTCTATCGATGATTTGCACGATAAAATTGAAGAGATGGGTGATAATAACTTGATTCTTGATGTACGTTCCCCAGAGGAATATTCAGCGGGTCACATTGAGGGATCTCAAAATACTCCCCATACTGAAGTCAGTGGAATTGCCGAAGACCTGAGTAGTTATGACAATGTTTATGTGCATTGCAAAATGGGCGGGCGGGCAAAAATCGCATCTGAAACTTTGATCGATGCCGGGCTGGACAATATTGTATGTGTTGGGAATGGCGGTATGGAACGCTG is drawn from Nitrospinota bacterium and contains these coding sequences:
- a CDS encoding rhodanese-like domain-containing protein → MEIISIDDLHDKIEEMGDNNLILDVRSPEEYSAGHIEGSQNTPHTEVSGIAEDLSSYDNVYVHCKMGGRAKIASETLIDAGLDNIVCVGNGGMER